Proteins co-encoded in one Pyramidobacter porci genomic window:
- a CDS encoding GTP-binding protein, whose translation MAKEKFERSKPHLNIGTIGHIDHGKTTLTAAISHVLSKAGYAEETKFDQIDKAPEEKERGITINIS comes from the coding sequence ATGGCAAAAGAGAAATTCGAACGCAGCAAGCCCCATCTGAACATCGGCACGATCGGGCACATCGACCACGGGAAGACCACGCTGACGGCAGCGATCTCGCACGTCCTGTCGAAAGCCGGTTACGCGGAAGAGACCAAATTCGACCAGATCGACAAAGCGCCGGAAGAGAAAGAACGCGGCATCACCATCAACATCTCCC